The Nymphaea colorata isolate Beijing-Zhang1983 chromosome 7, ASM883128v2, whole genome shotgun sequence DNA window GGCGACCATAATACTAGATTTTACCACCAGATGGCATCCCACAAGCACCGTAAGAGCTTCACGCCATTCCTGATCATTGACGACATTCAGTACAATGCCGACTATTGCCTAACAACAGCGAGAAACTTCTTCCAAAAACCTTTCTCCTTTATTCAGGCTGATGTGGGTCGTATTTGACCTCTGGCTATTCGACTTTATCTTTTCACGAGGCTTGCTTGTTGCAGATACGCCCCCAAACCTGATGGATTACAAGTGGATCTTCCTACATTTTTGGGACATCGTGAAATTAGATCTAGTTCAGCTTTTCAGGGAATTCTACTTCAACGCCTTGGTATCTAGACCTTTTCATTGCTGCATCCATCTTAACCCCCAAAGAGGAGGCTGCCCTGGACATCAACAAATTCCGGCCTATTGCAGTTCTTGGGGCACTGTATCATATCATCCCAAGGTCTTTGTGAATGGTTTCGGGAGGGTGACTCAGAAGCTTATCTCTCCTTCCCAATTTGCATTCATTCACATTCTCGCTAATGAGATTTTAAATTCTATGGAGATAAGTGGACGCTCTTACTTTCTCCTTAAGATGGATCTCAAGAAAGCTTATGACTCCGTCCAATGGGATTCCTTATTTCAATCTTTGTCACTTATGGGTTTTGGCCCTTGTTCGATATCTAGGATTAGAGAACTGGTCACTAAAACTGAGGCTTGGGCTTGCGTTAATGGGCAGGTGGAACCTGCATTCAAGCTTAAATTGGGACTGCAGCAGGGTCGTCCACTTTCTCCTCCCCTTTTCAACAGTGTTGCCGAAGCCCGTATGTCCTCATCTAACGAGCGAATGACCATCATGTGCTTACACCTGTCACTTTCCATGGGTTCTGAGACAACCTTCTCCAATATGATGACAATGTGCTTCTCTTTGGGGAAGCTTTTCTTCCACAATTGATTCCTATGCTAACTATTTGTAAAGTGTTTCATGCTCTGACAGGTATCTAGGTCAATGAAGCGAAGAGCAAACTCATGGTTGTTAATGAGGATGTCCAAATCCGGGCTATTGCATTTTAAGTTTCAACATTGCCTCCCTGGAATCTACTTTCACCTACCTTGGTCTCCAACTTCAACTTCCACAGATCTCCTCTACCGCGTGGAACGGGATTTTCCAACAAGATGCAGAACAGATTCTCTTTGAAAACGCACTATCTGTCTATGGCCAGCCGCATGACCTTGATTAAGCATCTCCTCAGTTCTATTCCACACCACTTGATGTATGTTCACTTCATGCCACCTCTCATTGTCAAGCAAATGGAAGCCCTCGTCCTCGTGTGCAACTTCCTTTGGCAAGATGACCTCGACCACCCTAAGAAACATCTTTCTTGCTTGTCCGATGTAATTCATCTCTTGGCACATGGTGGCTTTAGCATCCCGTCGCTTAAGATGCATAATGTAGCGCTTTTGGTGAAATGATGGCATGCACTTTTCCATTCTCCTTGTGACTGGGCTTTATTTTTGCGTAATGGGTATGACCTACATACAGAAAGGCGAAAGCTCCTGGGTTCCTGACCAACAACAAATCTAATCTTTGGATCCCTACCTTCCTCCTCTTCAGAGACCGCAATGATGACCCTTCTCGTGGTGATTCTTGCTTCGAGTGGCCTCCGCCTCTTCCGGGTCATTCACACTGGCCAAAGTCTTATCTTTCCATTCTTCTCCCCAGGCGTTCCATAGTTCTCTAATAAGGATGTTCTCTAGGGCCGTGGTCCACCCCCTTTCGCTGTTTTATTGGCTTGGCTTATTCTTCATAGGAAGGTACAAACCCATGATATTCTCCAACGCTGTGGCTTCCATATTCCCAGTTGTGAACTTTACCTTCAGCATGTGGAGACAATTGAGTACCTCTTGTGGACCTGCCCTCTTATGCAGCATCTATGTCTTTCTTGGTTAGTGGTTGAAGTTCGGTCCTCCTTGCTCCTTCGCCACATTATACTTTTGCTGTCGCTTTTCTAAGGAGGGCTGCTTGCTCTCGCGTATCTAGCTTTTTATAACTTGGTGGATAGTGTGAAATGCTAATCCTTGCCACTCGCATTAAGTGTGATGTTGAGTC harbors:
- the LOC126410233 gene encoding uncharacterized protein LOC126410233 is translated as MSLPVLGSNMSLPVLGSNMSLFLGRLLQSHIWASLRDYRVSKFQCFIAWEEELRVKFDPTPPMDDVQLILIKQRINDLSLLINDWRAKEDIKWKALSKWLTFGDHNTRFYHQMASHKHHTPPNLMDYKWIFLHFWDIVKLDLVQLFREFYFNALVSRPFHCCIHLNPQRGGCPGHQQIPAYCSSWGTVSYHPKVFVNGFGRVTQKLISPSQFAFIHILANEILNSMEISGRSYFLLKMDLKKAYDSVQWDSLFQSLSLMGFGPCSISRIRELVTKTEAWACVNGQVEPAFKLKLGLQQGRPLSPPLFNSVAEARMSSSNERMTIMCLHLSLSMGSETTFSNMMTMCFSLGKLFFHN